The DNA region CTTGCGTCTTCACTAATAGTCATTTTCAAGGGTATTATCAGCGCAAACACCAAGCAAAGGAGAGGAAATGAGAACTAAGGAGGGAAGGTGCGATACACGGAGGGGTTCTTTTTATCTCATCTTTGATTTGAGTCAGATCAACTGAAAAAATATGGAGAAGTCCCTTGACATACTTCTTAATTAATACTAAATTGGTATCAATTAAGGTTCAAAACAAGGCGATAAATTGAAACTTCTGACCAAGAACACCGATTATGCGATCCGGGCTCTGATATTCCTGGCCCTGGCCGGGGGAGATTACGTCTCCTCCGGGGAGATTTCCCGTGAGGACAAGATTCCCCTCCAATTTTTAAGAAGGATTCTCCAGGAGTTGAGAAAGAGGGGCCTGGTGGATACCAGGGGTGGAGTTTCCGGAGGACACCGGTTGAAGGTGCCACCGGAGAAGATCAGGATCATCGGATTGATCGAGATCTTCCAGGGGGATATCCGGCTGGTGGATTGCATGTTCCGGAAACGGATCTGCCACAACCGGAACAAGTGTGTCCTCCGCAAGAAGCTCCTGGAGATCGAAAAGAAGGTCACCTCCGAGCTTGAAGAGCTGACTATCGGTTCCCTGGTGAAGGACATTGAAAAGCAGGAGGTAAAATCCGTATGACTGTGCCTGAAATACTGAAAGATTCTCGGAGAGGAGAATCATGACCATTTTCAAGTGCCCCGGCTCGGCACCCATCAAGAACCCGCAACCCGATGAGATCATCTGTCCGACCTGCGGGGAGGAGACGGAGATTTGGAGCGATGAGGAAGAAGCCGTCTGCCCCTCCTGCGGGCGGACGGTCTACCGGGAGTTAGGCCCTTCGTGCCTGAAGTGGTGCGCCTCGGCCCGGGAATGCCTCGGACCGGCGAAGTACGACCGCCTTAAGGGAAGGAGGAACCAATGAGGAAAATGCTTGTTTTTATATTAGTATTTCTATGTAGCATGACGGGATACATAACGAATGGAGGAGCAGCGATGAATGTGTTGAAAGAAGCGCCGTACCAAGATAAGGGGATGGGGAAGAAGAAGCTGGTAGATGAAAAGTACCTGCTGATGATGCAGGCGGCTTTGAAACCCGGCCAGGAAGTTCCCCAACATACCGCGAACTCGAATGTTCATATCGTGGTTATCAAAGGAAAGGTGGTTATTAATTTGGCCGGAGAGAAAATCACAGCCGAAGAAGGCGACCTTATCCCCGTTGCTTTCGGGACGCCTATGAACATCAAAAACCTTTCGGATGAGAACGCGACGTTCCTGATCCTCAAGACACCGAACCCCAGCGAGATGACTGGGGCTGAGTGATCAGGCTAATTCAGATTAACGGAAAAAGAGAAGCAGGATAAAAGCAAGAATAACCAAGGAGGGAAACCATGTTTTGTTTTCAATGTCAGGAAACGGCTAAAAACACCGGTTGCACCATTAAAGGCGTGTGCGGCAAGCCCGAGGAGACCGCCGATCTTCAGGATTTGCTCATTTACATTTGCAAGGGCATCGCGGTTTACGGGGAAAAGTTGAAGGAAAAGGGCACGGTGGACAGAGACGCCGGCCGCTTCATATGCGAAGCCCTTTTCACCACCATTACCAACGTGGCCTGGGACGATGACGTGATCATCGACCGGATCAAGGAAGCCCTGAAGGTCCGGGACGCACTCAAAGAAAAGGTCGATTCCGATATATCCGGCGAGCTTCCGGATTGCGCCACCTGGGCTTCGGACGACAGGGAAGAGATCGTGGCCAAAGCCATGTCCGATGAGGTTCGCATCACGGCCACAGAAAACGAGGATGTGCGTTCCCTGAGATGGATGCTGATCATCGGCATCAAGGGAATCGCCGCTTATGCCGACCATGCCGCGGTTCTCGGTCATGAAAAGGATGAAATCTATGGCTTTCTCATGGAGGCCCTGGCTTCCACCACCAGAGAGCTTTCAACGGATGAGATGGTCGGTATGGTCATGAAGGCCGGGGAGACCGCCGTAAACACCATGGCCCTGCTGGACGAGGCCAATACAAAAGCCTACGGCAATCCTGAGATCACCGAGGTGAATATCGGCGTGGGGAAAAATCCCGGCATCCTGATTTCCGGTCACGACCTGAAAGACATGGAGGAGCTGCTGAAACAGACCGAAGGAACAGGCGTGGATGTATATACCCACGGCGAGATGCTGCCGGCCAATTACTATCCGGCTTTCAAAAAATACGACCATTTTGTCGGCAACTACGGCGGGTCGTGGTGGCATCAGAATAAAGAGTTTGAATCTTTCAACGGCCCCATCGTCCTCACCACCAACTGCTTGATTCCGATAAAAAAGGATAACACCTATCTGGACAGGCTGTTTACCACTGGCGTGGTCAACTATCCGGGTGCCAAGCACATCCCGAACAGGCCGGAAGGCGGCACCAAGGATTTTTCCGCGGTTGTGGAACTGGCCAAGAAATGCGCGCCGCCGGAAGAGATCGAGTCAGGAAAAATCGTGGGGGGATTCGCACATAACCAGGTCCTGGCTCTGGCCGATAAGGTGATCGACGCTGTGAAATCGGGCGCCATCAAGCGCTTTATCGTCATGGCCGGGTGTGATGGTCGCCAGGGAGCCCGCAGTTACTTTACCGAGGTAGCCGAGAATCTTCCAAAAGACACGGTGATACTGACGGCCGGATGCGCCAAATACCGTTACAACAAACTGGACCTGGGTGACATCGGCGGTATCCCCCGCGTTCTGGATGCCGGCCAATGCAACGACTCCTACTCACTGGCGGTGATCGCCCTGAAGCTCAAGGAAGCGTTCGGCCTGAATGACATCAATGAATTGCCCGTCTCCTACGACATCGCCTGGTACGAGCAAAAGGCAGTGGCCGTGCTGCTGGCTCTGTTGTTCCTGGGCGTCAAGGGCATTCGCCTGGGGCCCACGCTGCCGGGTTTCCTCTCGCCCAGTGTGGCCAAAGTGCTGGTTGAGAAATTCGACATCAAGCCGATCGGCACCGTAGAGGAAGACATTGCTGCTATGATGGAAGGGAAATAACGTATTTCAACAATACGCTATAACAAAACAGGGTGACAGGAGAGACATGGAACTGCACATTCGTTGGCAACGCCTGGTAAATCGGCAGGGACAAACATGTGACCGTTGCGGAACGACCGAAACGGCGGTAGAAGACGCAGTTAAGAAACTCAGGCGTTCTTTGAAAGAGCTGGATATCGACGTCGTTCTGAAGAAAGAACCCCTTAGTGAATCCGCATTCCTTAAGGACCCGCTGGAGTCGAATCGTATCTGGATTGCAGGGGAAGCAATCGAAAAGTGGCTCTCAGCCACCAGCGGCCAAAGCAAGTGTTGTTCCACATGCGGAGAGTTGGACTGCCGAACTATAACGGTTGACGGTAAGACCTACGAGGCTGTTCCTGCCGAACTGATAGTCAAGGCAGGGTTGCTTGCCGGTGCTCAACTGATTCAAGGCGAATCCCGCGGGTCATGTTGTCCGTCTGCAGAGTCCCCAAAGCAAAGGCCTGGTTGCTGTCCGTCATCTTCTGAGCGTCAGAAATGACAAGAACCAACTGACAAAGGGGGTACACTCACCCGAAGACGACGAAGCGGATGACCAACGTTCGGCTGCCTTTATTCCTTCCGAGCTCCTACAATAAGCGATCTTAGCTTTCGTTCGGTTATCTTCCGGGAGGAGAGGGGATCGCCCATCTTAATTACTTCTGCCTGGATCTCCGGGGGCAGGTTCAGCAGCCGGAGATACTGGTTTACCCGAGCCCGGGAGACCCCGACTTTGCGGGCCAGGTCGGTTTGAGAGGCATATTCCCCGCTCCGGAGCATCACTTCCCACTCCCGGGCTATGAAAAGAGGGTTCCGGTAGGTCCGGGATGGTTTACATTTGGCCGCCTTTTCCCCTCTCAGATCGGGAGGAAACTCAAAGACGACCCGAAAAGTTCTGCCTATTGACTTGTCCGGGGAGCTCACAAAAAAAGGGGGGGCGTAACGCCCCCCCTTTTTTTGTGAGCTTTTTCTGTCTCGGGAAGCGAACGGACGTGAGTTCACCCCGAGCGTAGCAAAGAAAGTCCTACCTTTTCTGGGGAGGCGGTTTCCCGCCTCCCCTTTTTTGCCTAAACCCAGTTTAGATAAGCCTGGGAACCTAAGATTTTGCCGCTCGGGGCGCCCTTTTAAACCACTCAGGGCAACCCTGGTGGAGCCAGGGTATTGACTGCCTGCCGAAGGAAGAAATACAATCAGTTCCGACCACATAATTCGTTGGGGTACAGATATTACCGAGGGAGGTCTTGAGATGAAGATATTGGCGATGAGTTTGGTCACGCTATCCGGTTTAAGCTGTAGTCTGGTTTCCCGGGCGGCGGATTTCGATGGCGACTCCCGCGACGACGTGGCCGTGTTCCGCCCCGCTTCCGGACTCTGGGCGGTGCAGGGCGTAACCAGGGCTTACTTCGGCGGTTCCGGAGATGAGCCCCGTCCCGGAGACTACGACGGCGACGGTATCGCCGACATCGCCATTTTCCGCCCGGCGGTCGGATTATGGGCGGTTCGGGGGTTCACCCGAACCTATTTCGGGGGCTCTACCGACACTCCGTTGGCGGCTGGAGGGGGACAACGAACCTATGATTATGTGGTCAAACCCGGCGACGGGGTCGATTTGGTGGCGGCCCTGGAGAGCGATACTTACCGCAGTGTTTTTATCCCTGATGGCACCTATTCTGTCGGGACTCCCATCAATATAACAAACGTATGCAGAGTCGTGGGGGAAAGTGAAAAACATACCAAGATTGACTTTACGGATGATGCCTACCTATCAATCGAAGCCGATCGTTGCCAGGTAGAAAATCTATACCTCTATGACGGCGGCGATGCACAACACGGTTGCATTCATATTCCAGGGACAGATCACGTCACGATCACGAACTGTTACATAAGCGGGCCAGCAACTATGTATGGTCTCCGTTTCACCACCGGAACCGACTATCTCGCAGTAGCAAGCTGCTACGCATCAGTTTATGGAACAGGGTATTACGGAGAGGGATCAGGCAGTTGTACTTTCAGCGATTGCCAAGCCTACCATTGCCTTAGTTCCGGCTTTGCCGGCTGCTTTAAGCTCTCAGGCTGTGAAGCGGTCAGTTGCTCACCGGCAGGATTTACCATGTGCTTGGAACTCTCCAGTTGTACGGTGCTGGGTTCTGAAGGCGAGACAGACTACGGTTTTTCGGGATGCGAAAATCTCTCGTCCTGCATCGCAGTAGAAGTTGATTCGATGGCTTTTTCCAGTTGCTACATGATCAGTGCTTGCCGGGCCTATGGCTCAGGTATTTCCGATTACGGATTCCACTCATGCCAATACATATCTTCCTCTACTGCTACCAACTGCACCGTTTCTGCCTGGGAGAGCTGCTCTTATAAGGATAGTGATTCTTGTAACTAGCTACGAACTCGGCGCGGCGGGCTGCCTGATACCGTCCTACCGGCCAGCATCCTCCTCAACCCCCGCTCTGGTACCTTGAGGTCTCTCAGCACCACAGCATCTACAGCATTTCCCGGTAACAATAGGAGCAAGTGGCGGAGTTGGGGATCTGCAGGCTCTATTCCGTGAGCATCTGCCGCTCAGCGGGATTCGGATGATAGAGAGGCTAAAAGGCTGGTTCCCTCTCCCAGGGAGGGAGGGTAAGCCAAGTTCTCAATGAGTACACGAAGGGGAGCTAAAAAGGCCCATGGCAAATGCCATGGGCCTTCTCTCTGCCTAACTATGGTCGCGGGTAGCGCTGATCGACAGAAGTCGCATACCTGCCTCCGATCTCGTCAATCACCGGCAATAGTGCTTCCGTAGGCGGATTGGACTGCCTGTTCAAGCAAAGCGATTTCTGCCTCCGTAAGAAAATTGAAGTGACTCGTCCGTTTCCGGGCGGAGAGTCTTCCCTTGTTGTGTAGACAGAAGCGAATAAATAGATCGATTTGCCGGTCGGGCATATCCACGATCTCCTGGATGGCTTTCTTGGTCTGATCGTAATTAGCCAGAAATTCCAATTCACCGGCAAGTTCGGTTTCTATGGTCTGATCTATGAAGCGGAAAAGCGCCTCAGCCTGGTCCGTCATGTCGATATATCGGTACCAGATGACCGTATCGTTGTGAACGGTCATCCGCCCTTCTTCATCTAAAGAATATTTGACCAAAGGCATCAGCTGCCGGGAGAACGCTTCCAGAGAGGCATCGTAGTCGGCGGGGTTTTTCGACATGGACGCAGAAACGGGAAACATTACTCCTTCTGGAGTGAAGCCTCTTCGGGCAAGTATGTTGTGAATCAAAAACCGGTGGATACGGCCATTGCCATCCTCGAACGGGTGGAGAAAAACAAATCCATAAGCGACGGCAGCGGCGTGAATAACCGCTGGTATCCCCTGATCCTGCATCCGTTGGTGGGCATCGATCAGACCCGCCATCAGACCGGTGACGTCTTCGGGTTTTGGAGCAACAAAGTGGATTTTTTCCTGCTGCCAGGCTACCGTTTCCCCAACATAATTCTGGCTGGAGCGGTAATCGGTATCGCGGAACCGGGCATCGACTATGCGGTTTTGAACTTCAATCAAGCGGTCCTTTTGGCAGAAGTCATTCTGCCGAGCCATCTCCAGTATCCCTACGAAGCGCTCGGTCCGGGTGGAGGTAGGTTGGATATGTTCGATTTCGAAGGATGATTTCGTCTCCTTGGTATAAAGATATACAAGCGCCCTTTTTACCAATTCCGGAGAATAGCCGCTTATCACCTGCCGGCAACGCCGCGGCAAGTCGGCCTCTTCAAAAATGCCAAGGGCAGCGGTGCGCCGAATCATCGGGCAGAAGCGTCTATTACCTGGTAAGTTGTCGTTAATCCTCTGACGTCGAATCTGACGGACCGTAGTAGCTGTATAGTATTTATCTGCTTCAAGCAGATTGACGTAGTTACCTGTCGTAAGGTCGTCGAGCGGTAGTGTTTTACCCGTCAGGAATTCGTACAGGAACCATAGCCGCCGGGCATATTTGCCCGTTGGTTTGGAACGTATATATTCGAGGAGATCTTCCGGGCTTGCCTTATGAAACAATACTGCCAGGATCGCGAGGTTCGTCCCGTCATACTTCAGCGCGAATTCAAGATGGTCTCCCGGCGTATCCCCCGGCCAGTACTTGGACGGGTAAACCTCCTTGATAACATTTCCATCGAGGTCTATTCGATGAATTCCACTGGTGGTCACCTGTGATTTATGCCAGTTAGGAATCACATCAAGGCCGTAGCGCTCGATCAGTGCCGCATAACCCGCAGGCATGACTTTCGAATTATTCTGTTTGGGTTCAGCCATTGCTTCCTCCGGAAAAACGATTATGATACCAGAATTATCGTTACAAAGGAGCTGAAGTCAAGAAAAATAATTACATTTGCGGACACGGCGTTGGTGGGGGGGGAAATAGTTACATAAGTGGCAATATAATTATATATTTCCTTATGGCGAGAAATATTATTACAAATTGCTATCCTCTTCTGTCCTTTCCCGGGTTGGGAACCTTAAAGGCAGTCCGAAAGTTGTATAGCTCCGGAACCGGGACAAATTTTCATAGCCGGAGTTAGAGAATTTTCCTGAGCTTGATCACTTGCCTGTCCTCCAAGAGAGTAACTATCGACCTCCGTTGCCGCTCGGTGACTTTCCGAGAATAGAACGGATCACCGAGGGAGGACAGGCCCTCCCGAACCTCCGGACAGAGCCGGAGAAGACCCAGTATCCGGGAAACCCTGGCTGGCGAAACCCTGATTGCCTTGGCAAAGGCGCCCTGGGACCGGAA from bacterium includes:
- a CDS encoding Rrf2 family transcriptional regulator → MKLLTKNTDYAIRALIFLALAGGDYVSSGEISREDKIPLQFLRRILQELRKRGLVDTRGGVSGGHRLKVPPEKIRIIGLIEIFQGDIRLVDCMFRKRICHNRNKCVLRKKLLEIEKKVTSELEELTIGSLVKDIEKQEVKSV
- a CDS encoding cupin domain-containing protein gives rise to the protein MRKMLVFILVFLCSMTGYITNGGAAMNVLKEAPYQDKGMGKKKLVDEKYLLMMQAALKPGQEVPQHTANSNVHIVVIKGKVVINLAGEKITAEEGDLIPVAFGTPMNIKNLSDENATFLILKTPNPSEMTGAE
- the hcp gene encoding hydroxylamine reductase, translating into MFCFQCQETAKNTGCTIKGVCGKPEETADLQDLLIYICKGIAVYGEKLKEKGTVDRDAGRFICEALFTTITNVAWDDDVIIDRIKEALKVRDALKEKVDSDISGELPDCATWASDDREEIVAKAMSDEVRITATENEDVRSLRWMLIIGIKGIAAYADHAAVLGHEKDEIYGFLMEALASTTRELSTDEMVGMVMKAGETAVNTMALLDEANTKAYGNPEITEVNIGVGKNPGILISGHDLKDMEELLKQTEGTGVDVYTHGEMLPANYYPAFKKYDHFVGNYGGSWWHQNKEFESFNGPIVLTTNCLIPIKKDNTYLDRLFTTGVVNYPGAKHIPNRPEGGTKDFSAVVELAKKCAPPEEIESGKIVGGFAHNQVLALADKVIDAVKSGAIKRFIVMAGCDGRQGARSYFTEVAENLPKDTVILTAGCAKYRYNKLDLGDIGGIPRVLDAGQCNDSYSLAVIALKLKEAFGLNDINELPVSYDIAWYEQKAVAVLLALLFLGVKGIRLGPTLPGFLSPSVAKVLVEKFDIKPIGTVEEDIAAMMEGK
- a CDS encoding DUF2703 domain-containing protein, whose protein sequence is MELHIRWQRLVNRQGQTCDRCGTTETAVEDAVKKLRRSLKELDIDVVLKKEPLSESAFLKDPLESNRIWIAGEAIEKWLSATSGQSKCCSTCGELDCRTITVDGKTYEAVPAELIVKAGLLAGAQLIQGESRGSCCPSAESPKQRPGCCPSSSERQK
- a CDS encoding Fic family protein, which encodes MAEPKQNNSKVMPAGYAALIERYGLDVIPNWHKSQVTTSGIHRIDLDGNVIKEVYPSKYWPGDTPGDHLEFALKYDGTNLAILAVLFHKASPEDLLEYIRSKPTGKYARRLWFLYEFLTGKTLPLDDLTTGNYVNLLEADKYYTATTVRQIRRQRINDNLPGNRRFCPMIRRTAALGIFEEADLPRRCRQVISGYSPELVKRALVYLYTKETKSSFEIEHIQPTSTRTERFVGILEMARQNDFCQKDRLIEVQNRIVDARFRDTDYRSSQNYVGETVAWQQEKIHFVAPKPEDVTGLMAGLIDAHQRMQDQGIPAVIHAAAVAYGFVFLHPFEDGNGRIHRFLIHNILARRGFTPEGVMFPVSASMSKNPADYDASLEAFSRQLMPLVKYSLDEEGRMTVHNDTVIWYRYIDMTDQAEALFRFIDQTIETELAGELEFLANYDQTKKAIQEIVDMPDRQIDLFIRFCLHNKGRLSARKRTSHFNFLTEAEIALLEQAVQSAYGSTIAGD